Proteins encoded in a region of the Leptolyngbya subtilissima AS-A7 genome:
- a CDS encoding fasciclin domain-containing protein produces MAILRSSQTKRWMVGLASVGAAALLAACGASEPTAETEVGQAPTTTEEPTTATDPTAESTTAEGDTVVDVAASDEDFSILAEAIEAADLTETLSASGPVTVFAPTNEAFEALPEGTLDKLLLPENQDVLRQVLTYHVLEDAVPAAEVTTGEVPTAAGTPVSIQVDDTTGEVMVNEAMVVTPDIQASNGVIHAIDQVILPPGLTL; encoded by the coding sequence ATGGCTATTTTGCGTTCCTCTCAGACAAAGCGGTGGATGGTTGGTTTGGCCAGCGTGGGTGCTGCGGCTCTGCTAGCTGCCTGTGGCGCTTCTGAGCCTACAGCTGAGACAGAGGTTGGGCAGGCCCCCACAACCACCGAAGAGCCCACTACTGCAACTGACCCCACAGCTGAAAGCACCACTGCCGAAGGCGACACCGTAGTGGATGTGGCCGCCAGTGACGAAGATTTCAGCATTCTCGCCGAAGCTATTGAAGCTGCTGACCTCACCGAGACGCTCAGTGCCTCTGGCCCTGTGACGGTGTTTGCCCCCACCAACGAAGCTTTTGAAGCTCTGCCCGAAGGTACCCTAGACAAGCTGCTGCTGCCCGAAAACCAGGACGTGCTGCGTCAGGTCTTGACCTACCACGTGCTGGAAGATGCAGTCCCCGCTGCTGAAGTCACCACGGGCGAAGTTCCTACCGCCGCTGGTACTCCGGTTTCCATTCAGGTGGATGACACCACCGGCGAAGTCATGGTCAACGAAGCCATGGTTGTTACCCCCGACATCCAGGCCAGCAACGGCGTTATCCACGCCATCGACCAGGTCATTCTGCCCCCCGGTCTGACTCTCTAG
- the plsY gene encoding glycerol-3-phosphate 1-O-acyltransferase PlsY, which yields MAVLAIVLLLAAAYLLGSIPTGYLVAKGVKGIDIRQHGSGGTGATNVLRTVGKGAAIAVLAIDLLKGLLAVLLVAAVWHQVAALTALDALWQPWVAVGAGLLALVGHSKSVWINFTGGKSVASGLGVLIGLAWPVALGAAIAFGLSLALSRIVSLSSIVAAIAAGILMVVTGQPLPYAVLGALGASYVILRHRSNIDRLLAGTEPRLGQQSPDQGS from the coding sequence TTGGCGGTTCTAGCAATTGTGCTGCTGTTAGCAGCGGCGTATCTCTTAGGCTCGATTCCCACTGGCTACCTGGTGGCTAAGGGAGTCAAGGGCATTGATATTCGGCAGCATGGCTCGGGGGGGACTGGGGCCACCAACGTGCTGCGAACCGTGGGTAAAGGGGCTGCGATCGCCGTCCTAGCGATCGATCTGCTCAAAGGGCTGCTAGCGGTGCTGCTGGTAGCGGCGGTCTGGCATCAAGTGGCAGCTCTAACGGCCCTAGATGCCCTCTGGCAGCCGTGGGTGGCGGTTGGGGCCGGGTTGTTGGCCCTGGTGGGCCACAGCAAGTCGGTGTGGATTAACTTTACCGGCGGCAAGTCGGTGGCTTCGGGGTTGGGAGTGCTAATCGGCCTAGCCTGGCCCGTGGCCCTGGGGGCAGCGATCGCCTTTGGCCTCTCCCTAGCCCTCAGCCGCATTGTGTCGCTGAGCTCGATAGTGGCGGCGATCGCGGCTGGCATTCTTATGGTTGTCACTGGCCAGCCCCTACCCTATGCGGTGCTAGGAGCACTGGGAGCGTCCTACGTGATTCTGCGCCACCGCAGCAATATCGATCGCCTCCTAGCTGGTACCGAACCGCGGCTAGGGCAGCAGTCTCCCGACCAAGGCAGCTAG
- a CDS encoding VOC family protein gives MIQIAALDHLVLTVADISRTREFYQTVLGMAAVTFGGDRHALRYGQQKINLHQAGASFAPHAQAPTPGSADLCFLITGSLDAALAHLQTYGVPVIAGPVQRTGATGMLLSIYIRDPDGNLIELSVLADA, from the coding sequence ATGATTCAGATTGCAGCGCTCGACCATCTGGTGCTCACCGTGGCCGATATTTCCCGCACCCGTGAGTTTTACCAGACTGTGCTGGGCATGGCGGCGGTGACTTTTGGTGGCGATCGCCATGCCCTTCGCTATGGCCAACAAAAAATCAATCTCCACCAGGCTGGGGCATCTTTTGCCCCCCACGCCCAGGCACCCACACCCGGCTCGGCAGATCTGTGCTTTCTCATTACCGGCTCCTTAGACGCCGCCTTGGCCCACCTCCAGACCTATGGGGTGCCTGTTATCGCTGGGCCAGTGCAGCGTACCGGGGCTACAGGGATGCTGCTGTCGATCTACATTCGCGATCCTGACGGCAACTTAATCGAGCTGAGCGTGCTGGCAGATGCTTAG
- a CDS encoding D-alanine--D-alanine ligase family protein: MATATVGLLFGGCSGEHEVSIRSAQAIARALASGSNAQKYTVLPVYIRKDGVWQAGSSAEAVLTAGVPPQDMPDAPAATARDRLPQFDQIADIDIWFPVLHGPNGEDGTVQGLLTLMQQPYVGAGVLGSAVGMDKIAMKTAFAQAGLPQVKYLAVSRAEVWSNPCVFPKLCDRIETELGYPCFVKPANLGSSVGIAKATNRKELEAALDNAASYDRRIIVETGVVAREVECAVLGNDNPKASVLGEITFQSDFYDYETKYTSGQSQHTIPAQVPEAIARRIQEMAITAFQAVDAAGISRVDFFYVEATGEVLINEINTLPGFTATSMYPMMWEASGVGFEELVDTLIQLGFERTGSSPAQN; this comes from the coding sequence ATGGCAACAGCAACGGTAGGGCTATTGTTTGGCGGCTGCTCAGGGGAGCACGAGGTATCGATTCGCTCGGCTCAGGCGATCGCCCGCGCCCTGGCCAGCGGCAGCAATGCCCAAAAATACACCGTGCTGCCGGTCTACATTCGCAAAGACGGCGTTTGGCAGGCTGGATCTAGCGCTGAGGCGGTTCTGACCGCTGGTGTGCCCCCCCAGGATATGCCCGACGCGCCAGCCGCCACCGCCCGCGATCGCCTACCTCAGTTTGATCAGATAGCTGACATTGACATTTGGTTCCCGGTGCTGCACGGTCCCAACGGCGAAGACGGCACGGTGCAGGGCCTCTTGACCCTGATGCAGCAGCCCTACGTCGGTGCTGGGGTGCTGGGATCGGCGGTGGGGATGGATAAAATTGCCATGAAAACGGCCTTTGCCCAGGCCGGGCTGCCCCAGGTGAAGTACCTGGCGGTGAGCCGGGCAGAGGTATGGTCCAATCCCTGCGTGTTTCCGAAGCTGTGCGATCGCATCGAAACCGAGCTGGGCTACCCCTGCTTTGTCAAACCCGCCAACCTGGGCTCGTCGGTGGGCATTGCCAAAGCCACCAACCGCAAAGAGCTAGAGGCCGCTCTCGACAATGCCGCCAGCTACGATCGCCGCATTATCGTCGAAACCGGAGTGGTCGCCCGTGAGGTAGAGTGCGCCGTGCTGGGCAACGACAATCCCAAGGCTTCAGTGCTGGGCGAAATCACCTTTCAAAGCGATTTCTACGACTACGAGACCAAATACACCAGCGGCCAGTCGCAGCACACTATTCCAGCCCAAGTGCCCGAAGCGATCGCCCGCCGTATTCAAGAGATGGCGATTACGGCGTTTCAGGCGGTGGATGCTGCCGGCATCTCGCGAGTCGATTTCTTTTACGTAGAAGCTACTGGAGAGGTGCTGATTAACGAGATCAACACCCTGCCGGGGTTCACCGCTACCAGCATGTACCCAATGATGTGGGAGGCCAGCGGCGTCGGCTTTGAGGAACTGGTAGACACCCTGATTCAGCTAGGATTTGAGCGCACCGGCAGCAGCCCAGCTCAGAACTAG
- a CDS encoding response regulator transcription factor: MGTGANLMRVLLVEDDGRLADSLAEILLAQRYIVDFARDGEAGWNQISAIAYDLILLDVTLPKLDGMGLCRRMRDRGLTTPVLMLTARDTSSDKVMGLDAGADAYMVKPFHLEELLAQVRALLRRGQTSFTPVLSWGALILDPSSYEVSYNHAPIHLTPKEFALMEALLRYGRRVLSRSAILEHIWTWQEAPSEDTIKTYIKNLRAKLKAAGAPKDVIETVHGLGYRLRAIE; this comes from the coding sequence ATGGGCACCGGGGCTAACCTCATGCGTGTTTTGCTGGTAGAAGACGACGGACGCCTGGCCGACTCCCTGGCCGAGATCTTGCTGGCTCAGCGCTACATTGTTGACTTTGCCCGCGATGGCGAAGCCGGGTGGAACCAGATCAGCGCGATCGCCTACGACCTGATTTTGCTCGATGTCACTCTACCGAAGCTCGATGGCATGGGGCTATGTCGGCGGATGCGCGATCGCGGTCTCACCACCCCTGTGCTTATGCTCACCGCCCGCGACACCAGCTCCGACAAGGTCATGGGCCTCGATGCCGGGGCCGATGCCTATATGGTCAAACCCTTTCATCTAGAAGAACTGCTGGCCCAGGTTCGCGCCCTACTGCGGCGAGGCCAAACCAGCTTTACCCCAGTGCTGAGCTGGGGTGCCCTCATCCTCGACCCCAGCAGCTATGAGGTCAGCTACAATCACGCCCCCATTCACCTCACGCCGAAGGAGTTTGCCCTGATGGAGGCGCTGCTGCGCTATGGGCGACGGGTGCTGAGCCGCAGTGCGATCTTGGAGCACATTTGGACCTGGCAGGAAGCCCCCAGCGAAGACACCATCAAAACCTATATCAAAAACCTGCGCGCCAAGCTCAAGGCCGCTGGAGCCCCTAAGGATGTAATTGAAACGGTGCACGGGCTGGGGTATCGACTGAGGGCGATCGAGTAG
- a CDS encoding ABC transporter substrate-binding protein — translation MVNICRRHFLQLSVGAGLAVAAHACSQPQSKVAQGDGSESPGKIAIGFWPVASGLPLFVAVEKGYFQEAGLEVEAVKFANPNQVAEALIAGRLQGTGNGVASGALGLAEITSPGLFKILTSNPSNVDYVLDQVIVGQDSDIKTIQDLNGKAFATGPGAQNLAIAEAILNAAGVADPKVQQLEISQHVAAIESGQIDAAYTLEPTGTVGAVKGITRVLENGVVSKYILGDAKAPWFGGSAALSSKFVGQYPETTAAYAEAYRRAVQDIRDNPTEVRQYLTGYTAIEGELVEKVPLVGYTMYDEFTPEDIAYFQKYFDFMTEKKIFSRPIDVAALMYKPA, via the coding sequence ATGGTGAATATTTGCAGGCGACATTTTCTTCAACTCAGCGTAGGGGCAGGGTTGGCCGTGGCCGCCCATGCCTGTAGCCAGCCCCAGTCAAAGGTTGCCCAGGGGGACGGCAGTGAATCTCCGGGTAAAATCGCGATCGGTTTCTGGCCGGTGGCATCAGGGCTGCCACTGTTCGTAGCGGTAGAAAAAGGCTACTTTCAAGAGGCAGGTTTAGAGGTGGAAGCGGTCAAATTTGCCAACCCCAACCAGGTGGCTGAGGCACTAATTGCCGGACGGTTGCAGGGCACAGGCAATGGTGTCGCCAGTGGGGCATTAGGCTTGGCAGAAATCACCTCGCCGGGGCTGTTTAAGATTCTGACCTCTAACCCCAGCAACGTTGATTACGTCCTCGATCAGGTGATTGTGGGACAAGATAGCGATATTAAAACAATTCAAGATCTCAACGGCAAAGCCTTTGCTACCGGGCCAGGGGCGCAAAATTTAGCGATCGCAGAAGCCATTCTCAACGCTGCTGGGGTAGCTGACCCCAAGGTGCAGCAGCTTGAGATTAGCCAGCACGTAGCGGCGATCGAATCGGGGCAAATTGACGCCGCCTACACCCTAGAGCCCACTGGCACAGTGGGGGCCGTCAAGGGCATTACCCGCGTACTCGAAAACGGTGTCGTGTCGAAGTACATTCTGGGTGATGCCAAAGCGCCCTGGTTCGGAGGTTCCGCTGCCCTCAGCAGCAAGTTCGTAGGGCAGTATCCCGAGACCACAGCAGCCTACGCCGAAGCCTACCGCCGCGCCGTGCAAGACATTCGCGACAACCCCACTGAGGTGCGCCAGTATCTCACGGGCTACACCGCCATTGAGGGCGAGTTGGTAGAAAAGGTGCCTCTGGTGGGCTACACCATGTACGACGAATTCACCCCAGAAGACATCGCCTATTTCCAAAAATACTTCGACTTCATGACCGAAAAGAAAATTTTCTCGCGCCCCATTGATGTAGCCGCGCTGATGTACAAACCCGCTTAA
- a CDS encoding ABC transporter ATP-binding protein codes for MMLDTQPNQAIAPPEHFVSVKGLCKSFGNAVLYDNFNLDLPSNQLVSVFGPNGCGKSTLINMISGLTPFDSGEILIHDKPIRRARIGYVFQNYREAMLPWLSAFDNIAYPLRVKGVPEAECRDRVETLIQTFNIQLDLKRYPYSFSGGQQQLISIMRALVADPEVLFLDEPFSALDFETTLFVRDKLQEIFETTKIPMFMVVHNLEEAVFLADTVLLLSKRPTRLVEMVSFNAPRPRTLDTLSSPEFIETSRHCLDIFRQEMRK; via the coding sequence ATGATGCTCGATACTCAACCCAATCAAGCGATCGCACCCCCTGAACACTTTGTCTCAGTCAAAGGACTCTGCAAATCCTTCGGCAATGCCGTTCTATACGACAACTTCAACCTCGATCTGCCCAGCAACCAGCTGGTGTCGGTCTTTGGCCCCAACGGCTGCGGCAAATCGACGCTGATCAACATGATCAGCGGCCTCACACCCTTCGATTCAGGGGAAATTTTGATCCACGACAAGCCGATTCGCCGCGCCCGCATTGGCTACGTGTTTCAGAACTACCGGGAGGCGATGCTGCCCTGGCTTAGCGCTTTTGACAACATTGCCTACCCACTGCGGGTGAAGGGGGTGCCCGAGGCGGAATGCCGCGATCGCGTTGAAACCCTAATTCAAACTTTCAACATTCAGCTCGATCTTAAGCGCTACCCCTACAGCTTTTCGGGGGGGCAACAGCAGCTGATTTCGATCATGCGGGCGCTGGTGGCCGACCCAGAGGTGTTGTTTTTAGACGAGCCCTTCTCGGCGCTGGATTTTGAAACCACGCTATTTGTGCGCGACAAGCTCCAAGAGATTTTTGAGACCACCAAAATTCCCATGTTTATGGTGGTGCACAACCTAGAAGAGGCGGTGTTTTTAGCCGACACGGTGCTGCTGCTCAGCAAGCGCCCCACCCGCCTAGTGGAAATGGTGTCGTTCAACGCGCCGCGCCCCCGCACCCTCGACACTCTATCTTCGCCAGAGTTCATTGAGACCAGCCGCCATTGCCTAGATATCTTTCGCCAGGAGATGCGCAAATGA
- a CDS encoding ABC transporter permease, with product MTTTLLKPQRRAMGRPFLQNLDRLLPLVGVGVMFGLWWLIAVSGWVNPVLLPTPWATLGTLVTAMTTGDMFTDFFASVVRTFSAFALAAVVGVPLGVLLGSSEKLYRSVEFLIDFFRSTPASALIPMFILFFGVSDFSKVIIAAFSALLLIVFNSAYGVLNARQSRILAAKVMGANRWQVFKDVLVMESLPQTFIGLRSGISIALVIVIVAEMFIGTELGLGKRIIDAQQVLNVQDMYASILITGLLGYALNVLFLLGEKRVIHWSGK from the coding sequence ATGACTACTACCCTCTTAAAACCCCAGCGCCGCGCTATGGGCCGCCCGTTCCTGCAAAATCTGGATCGATTGTTGCCCCTAGTGGGGGTGGGGGTAATGTTTGGTCTCTGGTGGTTAATCGCCGTGTCGGGCTGGGTCAACCCGGTGCTGCTGCCCACTCCCTGGGCCACCTTGGGCACTCTCGTCACCGCCATGACCACCGGGGATATGTTCACCGACTTTTTTGCCAGCGTGGTGCGCACCTTTAGCGCTTTTGCGCTGGCGGCGGTGGTGGGCGTGCCCTTGGGGGTGCTGCTGGGCAGTTCTGAAAAGCTCTATCGCAGCGTGGAATTTTTGATCGACTTCTTTCGCTCGACCCCGGCCAGCGCGCTGATTCCTATGTTCATTCTTTTCTTTGGAGTGAGCGATTTTTCGAAGGTGATTATTGCTGCCTTTAGTGCTCTGCTGCTGATTGTGTTTAACAGCGCCTACGGGGTGCTGAATGCCCGTCAGTCGCGCATTTTGGCGGCTAAGGTGATGGGGGCCAACCGCTGGCAGGTATTCAAAGACGTGCTGGTGATGGAGAGCCTGCCGCAGACCTTTATCGGCCTGCGCAGCGGCATCAGCATCGCCCTGGTGATTGTGATTGTGGCGGAAATGTTTATCGGTACAGAACTGGGGTTGGGTAAACGGATTATCGACGCTCAGCAGGTGCTGAATGTGCAGGATATGTACGCATCGATTTTGATTACTGGGCTGCTGGGCTACGCGCTGAACGTGCTGTTTTTGCTAGGCGAAAAGCGCGTGATTCACTGGAGCGGTAAGTAG
- a CDS encoding CHASE domain-containing sensor histidine kinase, whose protein sequence is MKDVFPNSSVRYPVIMGLTLGLGIGLSVGAAWLVSQWEASRRQAQFQQQIENLSTALQRSLNRYTDVLTFLYNYYQVAEEPVSRQDFARFVARSLSTYPGIQALEWAPLVRQGDRAAFEARVQAEGYPDFEITELSPENRLQRAKERAEYIPVTYVAPFLNNEAALGYDLSSGATRAAAIAPARASGKIMATERIRLVQEPRDQFGFLVVLPLYSNGVVPPDQPTREAKFSGILLGVFRVADVVEEVLQPLSYEIDFALYDQNASSEQQFLGQYEAAGKTVVAGPTSLVQPHPAVCPRPADCTRLLTLGQRQWQVVFAPATAYGLRRSYGAPLTLLTGLLLTGSLALFLHNLQAELVRTRQLGELKLRFFSMASHELRTPLSTILLSAESLQEDVARSQAGSAQTKLDRILLTARHMGQQIADLLTLTRAEAGKLEFNPVLLDAVQFCQQVIDEVQPQVSQSLSFSYPPEPIKAFWDRRLGQSLLTNLLLNAANYSSEGQPIEVFLSCCGEMATLTVRDRGRGIPTADLACIREAFQRGSNVGDRPGSGLGLAIVHTAVTLHRGTWHIDSAKGEGTSVTVQLPLE, encoded by the coding sequence TTGAAAGACGTTTTTCCTAATTCTTCGGTGCGCTACCCAGTGATTATGGGACTCACCCTAGGCCTGGGCATCGGGCTATCGGTGGGAGCGGCTTGGCTGGTCAGTCAATGGGAGGCCTCGCGGCGACAGGCGCAGTTTCAGCAGCAAATCGAGAATCTGTCCACGGCGTTACAGCGCAGTCTCAACCGCTACACCGACGTGCTGACCTTTTTGTACAACTACTACCAGGTGGCCGAGGAACCTGTATCTCGCCAAGACTTCGCTAGGTTTGTGGCGCGATCGCTCTCCACCTACCCTGGCATTCAAGCGTTGGAGTGGGCTCCGCTCGTGCGCCAGGGCGATCGCGCCGCCTTTGAGGCCAGGGTGCAGGCCGAGGGCTATCCCGACTTTGAAATTACTGAATTATCGCCAGAAAATCGGCTACAGCGGGCCAAAGAGCGGGCAGAATACATTCCCGTCACCTACGTCGCGCCATTTCTCAACAATGAGGCGGCCTTGGGCTACGATCTCAGCTCCGGTGCTACGCGGGCCGCCGCCATTGCCCCGGCTCGGGCCAGCGGCAAAATCATGGCCACCGAGCGCATTCGCCTGGTGCAAGAGCCGCGCGACCAGTTTGGCTTTTTGGTGGTGCTGCCGCTCTACTCCAATGGGGTCGTGCCCCCCGATCAGCCAACCCGCGAGGCCAAGTTTTCCGGCATTTTGCTGGGGGTGTTTCGCGTGGCAGATGTAGTTGAGGAGGTGCTGCAACCGCTGAGCTATGAGATTGATTTTGCCCTCTATGACCAAAACGCTTCGTCAGAACAGCAGTTTTTGGGTCAGTACGAGGCGGCGGGCAAAACCGTAGTAGCCGGGCCAACCAGTTTGGTGCAACCCCACCCAGCAGTGTGCCCTCGCCCAGCAGACTGCACCCGCCTGCTGACCCTAGGCCAGCGCCAGTGGCAGGTGGTATTTGCCCCCGCTACCGCCTACGGCCTGCGCCGCAGCTACGGCGCACCGCTCACCCTGCTAACCGGGCTATTGCTAACCGGCAGCTTGGCTCTATTTCTGCACAACCTACAGGCCGAACTGGTTCGCACTCGGCAGCTTGGAGAGTTAAAACTGCGGTTCTTTTCCATGGCTTCCCACGAGCTGCGCACGCCCTTGAGCACCATTTTGCTGTCGGCAGAGTCGCTGCAAGAGGATGTGGCGCGATCGCAGGCAGGCTCGGCCCAGACCAAACTCGATCGCATTTTGCTCACGGCTCGGCACATGGGGCAGCAGATCGCCGACCTGCTCACCCTCACCCGAGCCGAGGCGGGCAAGCTGGAATTTAACCCGGTACTGCTAGACGCGGTTCAATTTTGCCAGCAGGTGATCGATGAGGTGCAGCCCCAGGTGAGTCAGTCCCTCAGCTTTAGCTACCCACCTGAGCCAATCAAAGCCTTTTGGGATCGGCGACTGGGGCAATCGCTGCTCACCAACCTGCTGCTCAACGCCGCCAACTATTCCTCTGAAGGTCAGCCCATCGAAGTTTTCCTGAGCTGCTGTGGCGAGATGGCGACGCTCACGGTGCGCGATCGCGGCCGGGGCATTCCTACCGCTGACCTTGCCTGTATTCGCGAGGCCTTTCAGCGGGGCAGCAACGTGGGCGACAGGCCTGGCAGCGGGCTGGGGTTAGCGATCGTTCACACAGCTGTCACCCTGCACCGAGGCACCTGGCACATCGACAGCGCCAAGGGCGAGGGTACCAGCGTAACGGTGCAGCTACCCCTAGAGTAA
- the cbiB gene encoding adenosylcobinamide-phosphate synthase CbiB — protein MMSALWFNWAEQVTVVVLAAGLDRIVGDPWSWPHPVQAIGQAITWGSQSIFRLKLPPGGERSLGVMLGLSVILSSGVVGWSMVRLSGMFHPVAGMGCEVVLLASCFAGRSLRRAAADVLAPLESGDISLARERLALYVGRDTAALDEPEILRAVLETVSENATDGVMAPLFYALVGALLPLGSVPVALAYKGASTLDSMVGYREAPYTHVGWFSARFEDALTWLPCRLTVFTIALLSGRPWQVWALCRRDAPADPSPNAGWSECAYAAALGVQLGGRNTYRGQVKEKPLLGDAVMPITGDRILAALALTRYAFLLWTGLGVAVIAGLGWLSQR, from the coding sequence ATGATGTCAGCTTTATGGTTTAACTGGGCCGAGCAGGTAACGGTGGTGGTGCTGGCGGCTGGGCTCGATCGCATCGTCGGCGACCCCTGGAGCTGGCCTCACCCGGTGCAGGCGATCGGCCAGGCGATTACCTGGGGCTCGCAGAGCATTTTTCGCCTTAAGCTGCCGCCGGGTGGGGAGCGATCGCTGGGCGTCATGCTGGGGCTGAGCGTCATTCTCAGCAGTGGAGTGGTCGGGTGGAGCATGGTGCGCCTGAGCGGGATGTTTCACCCTGTTGCTGGAATGGGCTGCGAAGTTGTGCTCTTGGCTAGCTGCTTTGCCGGGCGCAGCCTGCGGCGGGCAGCGGCAGATGTGCTGGCCCCGCTGGAGTCGGGCGATATTTCCCTGGCGCGGGAGCGTCTCGCCCTCTATGTAGGCCGCGACACCGCAGCTCTGGACGAGCCCGAAATATTGCGAGCCGTGCTAGAAACCGTGAGCGAGAACGCCACAGATGGGGTGATGGCGCCGCTGTTTTATGCTCTGGTGGGGGCCTTGCTGCCGCTGGGCAGCGTGCCTGTGGCTCTAGCCTATAAAGGGGCTAGCACGCTAGATTCGATGGTTGGCTACCGAGAAGCGCCCTACACCCACGTGGGCTGGTTTAGCGCCCGCTTTGAAGATGCTTTAACCTGGCTACCCTGCCGTCTGACGGTGTTCACCATTGCCCTGCTCTCGGGTCGGCCCTGGCAAGTTTGGGCGCTATGTCGCCGCGATGCCCCAGCAGACCCCAGCCCCAACGCCGGGTGGAGCGAGTGCGCCTACGCCGCCGCTCTAGGGGTGCAACTGGGCGGACGGAATACTTATAGGGGGCAGGTGAAGGAGAAGCCGCTGCTGGGGGATGCGGTGATGCCGATTACAGGCGATCGCATCCTTGCTGCCCTTGCCCTCACCCGCTACGCTTTCCTGCTGTGGACTGGCCTCGGCGTAGCCGTCATAGCAGGTCTGGGATGGCTCAGTCAGAGATAA
- a CDS encoding RrF2 family transcriptional regulator — protein MKLTTRGHYSVKALLDLTLHPSRHPVSVHTIATRQGLPPPYLEKLLIELRRAGIVESVRGPQGGYRLAKPADQIFLGQILAAVGEQVDPLPRHSPQADQAEDWVTFAVWNRLSQKLKEALYSISLEDLYFDARSWQAAQGDDVSFMV, from the coding sequence ATGAAATTAACAACTCGCGGACATTACAGTGTTAAAGCACTGCTCGACCTGACGTTACATCCCTCTCGCCACCCGGTCTCAGTGCACACTATTGCAACGCGCCAGGGGCTCCCACCGCCTTACTTAGAAAAGCTCTTGATTGAACTGCGGCGGGCGGGCATTGTGGAATCGGTGCGCGGTCCCCAGGGTGGTTACCGATTAGCTAAGCCCGCTGACCAAATTTTTTTGGGCCAAATATTAGCAGCCGTCGGCGAACAGGTTGACCCGTTACCTCGCCACAGCCCCCAGGCCGACCAGGCCGAAGATTGGGTTACCTTCGCCGTGTGGAACCGGCTGTCCCAAAAGCTGAAGGAAGCCCTTTATAGTATTTCCCTGGAAGACTTGTATTTTGATGCCCGCAGTTGGCAGGCGGCCCAGGGGGATGATGTCAGCTTTATGGTTTAA
- a CDS encoding AbrB family transcriptional regulator, with protein MVKATQIEPLVGKELLQKVKDLDELSKEEKAKACGYYTLTKAGNPRVNMMKFLNALIEAEGIQLDSAQNGNGRGGRSASFRITVQSNGNLLIGSTYTKQMGLRPGDEFEITLGRKHIRLKQLGENGLLIDDEDE; from the coding sequence ATGGTTAAAGCAACTCAGATAGAACCACTGGTCGGCAAAGAATTACTGCAAAAAGTCAAAGATCTTGACGAGCTCAGCAAAGAAGAGAAGGCTAAAGCCTGCGGCTATTACACATTGACCAAGGCGGGCAACCCCCGGGTCAACATGATGAAATTCCTCAACGCCTTGATTGAGGCAGAGGGCATTCAGCTTGACAGCGCCCAGAATGGCAACGGGCGCGGCGGACGAAGCGCCAGTTTTCGTATCACGGTGCAGTCTAACGGCAACTTGCTAATTGGCTCGACTTACACCAAGCAAATGGGGCTTAGACCCGGCGACGAGTTTGAAATTACCTTAGGGCGCAAGCACATTCGTCTCAAGCAGTTGGGGGAAAACGGTCTTCTGATTGACGACGAAGACGAATAA
- a CDS encoding C40 family peptidase, producing the protein MDLNTTASSQEALLASSGQEYVCGQALNLYKTDGLEGLVTQAAVGRHLRLMQASPQAYAVILREDDYSGWISAADVDTLKPAEQPYQPVSLDRSAIEPRLPEAIAFTQRAMATPNTYLWGGTVGPNYDCSGLMQAAFASVGIRLPRDSYQQEAFTQPIGWDELLPGDLIFFGTPERTKHVALYLGQGDYIHSSGIDQGRNGIGIDSLTDLSHPVSEAYHRQLRRAGRVMTSYCPGGAL; encoded by the coding sequence ATGGATTTGAATACGACAGCCTCTAGTCAAGAAGCATTATTGGCATCCTCAGGGCAGGAATATGTCTGTGGTCAGGCGCTCAACCTCTATAAAACTGACGGGTTGGAGGGGTTGGTGACCCAGGCAGCGGTGGGGCGGCATCTGCGGCTGATGCAGGCATCCCCCCAAGCTTACGCGGTGATCCTTCGCGAAGATGATTATTCTGGCTGGATCAGCGCTGCTGATGTCGATACGCTCAAGCCCGCTGAGCAGCCCTATCAGCCTGTCTCCCTCGATCGCAGCGCCATTGAACCTCGCCTGCCGGAGGCGATCGCCTTTACGCAACGGGCGATGGCTACCCCCAACACTTACCTCTGGGGCGGCACCGTCGGCCCCAACTACGATTGCTCAGGGCTGATGCAGGCAGCCTTTGCCTCGGTGGGCATTCGTCTGCCCCGCGATTCATACCAGCAGGAGGCCTTTACCCAGCCCATCGGCTGGGATGAGCTGCTGCCGGGTGACTTAATCTTTTTTGGCACCCCAGAACGCACTAAGCATGTGGCCCTCTACCTGGGTCAGGGCGACTATATTCACAGTTCAGGGATTGACCAGGGCCGCAACGGCATTGGCATCGACTCATTAACCGATCTGTCGCACCCGGTGAGCGAGGCTTACCATCGGCAGCTGCGCCGGGCGGGGCGGGTGATGACCAGTTACTGCCCAGGGGGCGCGCTATAG